The Salvia miltiorrhiza cultivar Shanhuang (shh) chromosome 2, IMPLAD_Smil_shh, whole genome shotgun sequence DNA window ATTAGGGTAGATAACAAAATGAACAGCCATGGCTCACATGATGTGAGACTACATGTCTCACATGATAACAAAATGAACAGCCAAAAAGAACATTTGAAATATGGTCAAAAGGCCAAAACAAGTTTGAGTGGTGAAAATAAATCAGCAAAATACTGAAGATGGACTCTTATTTCCAAACAGCAGATGGAAAAGGGCCTTTCCTGGGCCGATTAACTAGTTGAATTGCAAACAAGCCAGAACATAAATTTTTAGAATTGATTGGTCAACATATTATTCTGATAGGACATGCCACTCAAAAATCATAGAAAATCAACAATGCCAACCATTTCAAATAATTGAAGCCTGAGcattaaaaataaacaaatatgcAAGTAAAAATTTAGATTTGTAGCTAAAGCATCCAACAGAAACATGACATCATCAGAAATATAGTAAATTAGTCTATTCAAGCGAACACAAGCTTTACTAAATAACAAAACATCACACCTCAAAATTACTGACGGAGCATCCTGGACCTCAAATCGGTATCATAAACTGGATACTAATTACACAAACATTTGTCAAAGCATTGGAAACTTATTACAGTCAAACATTTGTCAAAGCATTTAAAAGTCttaacaattttctttttttgaggggtttggtgtgtgtgtgtgtgggggggggggggggtgttcaAAGCCAAGAAGGCTAACCAGCATCTACTACTAAAAGAAATACAAGGTGTTAAACAACTCATTATAAAAACAAGCAGCAAAAAATTCTTTCATACATGAGACATCTGGAGGGGCATGCAAGCTCCTCATGAAAATATAGACTAGTCTAGTACTCGGCTTTTGATCACCTATATCCACACTCTactgaaattttgcagaaagGAGGTCTAAACTCACTTAAAATTATGAGCAATCACAGAAGATCACATCATAAGTCGTAGGTggagtgaagaagaagaagccataTAACACAGCAAATCAAAATCATGAAGCCATTGCCTGCAAATTCACCAGAACCACTAAGGCTAGCACCAACAAGCTGGTCATAAACCTGAATCAATATTCATTCACAACTCAATATGTCATTCCACACAcaaccaacaaaaatgattcAGAATAAGAGAATATGCAACCAAAAATAAACAGTTAAACAATCATTGCTAGGTGGACAGCAGAAGAAAGGAAAAATTGTAAGCAAACTGGCTGCTTTTTCAGAAGAAGAGCAGTGCGAGTTCCATAATTGAAAGGCTAAATGTGTaaaagaaacataaaaagaataaaTCCAAGCACAAAAAGATACGATGACATGTAAAATTACATGAAGCAATGTCTCAGGTATGGTTAATTGCTAGAAATCAAGCAATACAAATCAGTGTCAACAGTCAAAAGATGAAGGACATAGAAATTTAATACAATGAAAGATGTTCGTAAATGAACTCTCAAAGAAGACAATTACTTTAAGCAAATTATCTGCATAGCAGAGACAACAAGGGTATATTTGCATACACAAAACATGTAAATGGTTTCCATATTTCGTTAAAGGATACAAAACATGCATCACCAACTGGCAAGACTTCATGAGGATAACAAGGAAAAGAGTCTTCTAAACATGCAAAACCACTCACAATGAAGAAATCAAGTCACAAGCATTAGAAGGGAAACTGAGAAGCCAATTAGTTCATCTTTACAGCATAATGTCATCAGTGATTAACAGCAACATATCAAAGGACCACACAACAAATGTGCACAGCACTGCACATTAATACTAGGAACTGTAAAAACACGCTCATAAACACACTCATGTAAAAAGAAGCCGTACCCAGAAACAACgagaaaattaaaaatctacaCCAACAAGCAATCAATGCAATGAAAGCATGAGTGAATCAGTAGCTCAAAGACAAAACAAGTGCACCAGTGAAACATTATGCATCAACGATTGTTTGTCATGGATCAACATGCTGCCAGATCAGGTCAATAAGCCAAATGAATGCAAGAATCTCAAGGTAGGAAATTCAGCAATGCAAACAAAAAACCCAAACTTTATTCATACTTTTAGGCGACTATATCAACATTGGTCCATAAATAATGAATTCCTAATATCCAATGCCATGAATGCTTACCTTCTCCACTCTAGTTTTATTGAAATCATCCACACTTGTGAAGGAAAATGCTATAACATATgataaattaactaatatattataaattacaaACCAATGGAAGGACAGCAACCCACACATAAGAACTGCCTTATCTTTTACCCCAGTCCCTAATTTTGATGCAACACATAAGAATTTGTACACATAGAATCAACTAATAAGTAATAACTCATAATAGTAACTGTAAGTAATCACGAGCGATAGCAAACATATGGTGCAAATAAAGCTCATACCAGGAACAACAACTCAAAGGTGGAATTCGTTTTATGAAAAATGGCAAGTCAATTGCAACTTGCAAGTGTGCCTAGTAGTTGGTCACCAGtctcccaaataataacatagaGTTAATCTCTTTTCCACAAATCAAGATGTTCAGAAAGTAAATCCATAATATCAATAGCTAAAAGCAAACACATCTTCACGAAACACAGCATTTAGAAGATAGCAACACAAAAAGGCAACCATATGATGCACACAAACTCCAGATCTCCATATCACATACAAAAGTCATACCAACCCAAGCTATTAAAACAAAaaggatgaaaagcaaaaaatgTCTAAACACAAAGAATTGCATGTAAATGATGACAGAACCAATAACCAGTCACAAATAGCTTACTAGATCAGACAGATGCTCAAAGGGTATCTCAAGGAAAACTTAACCGTGATGCACCAAAACAGCAAGCCCTTACATGGGAAGAAATAATAGTGGCACGTATAAACAAAAAGCACCTCACAACCAGTGACAAGAACATGAATCAATGCATAAGAAAACATGTCGGAAAAAGTACCTCAGTAGTAAGGGGGCATCCCTTGGTAGGCTCCTCCAGGTGGAATTCTAGGTGCTGACAGTGCTCCTGGTATTTGATTATGTTGGCCTTGATAGCTTCCGGATGATAAGTTATAATGTGAGCTCGGCGGGTAATCTCCTGACACCATTCCACCTGAGCTAGGAGGCAGACCATACAAAGATGACCCGCGACCTGCACCACCCAATCCACCAGCAGTCCCACCAGCTCCACCACCAGCACCACCCATTCCAGCTCCATGACCAGAAAACCCACCACCACCAACACCACCTAATCCTGCTCCAGAGCCCACCCCACTTCCAGCTCCCCCCAATGCACCACCACTGCCACCATATCCATAACCAGTTCCAACATGAGAACCACCACCATACGGCCCACCCATCCCAGAACCATACCCACCATTAACCCCAAGATTGGACCCTGCGGCTTGACTTCCTATAGAAGACAATCCTGGACCACCTACACCAGTACCTAAACCACCAGAAAACCCACCATAATGCCCGCCTACTCCACCGGGCCCACCATAATGCCCACCAGATGGAGGAGCCCCAACTCCATCCCCATTCCCCATATTACCCCCTTGGACACCCATCGGCCCAACCCCGGGGGGCTTTCCTCTTTTCCCATCAATTGCCAATTTACAATTCAATTGGTGGCCATCAATACTCTTAACCGGATCCACTAGCGACGCCCTAGCAGCCTCAGCCGTTTTATAAACAAACAAAGCAAACCCCTTGGACTTCCCAGTTGCCTTATCAAAACCCAACGGTCCCTCCTCAATCTCCCCATACATGGAGAAATGTTGAAGAAGTCTCTCAGCCGCCATATCATACGGCACATTGGACACATAAATCTTCCTCATCGACACATCCACCGGATTGTTCACcccaccaccgccaccaccaccgccacccgCCGCAGGCCCTCCGCCCCCCGAAATCCCAGCGGCGGCGAGCTGCGTCACCGTCATCCTACCGTCAATTTTCTTACTCGGATCCTTCAACGCCATAATCGCACCATCAATGTGCTTAAAAGTGATGAATCCGTATCCCTTGGACTTCCCGGTGACCTTATCGAGGATGACAACCGCCTCGTCCAACTCGCCGTACGAAGAGAAGAGCGCGCGGAGCTTCTCCGTGGTGGTTTCCCAGCCCAAGCCGCGGATGAAGAGCTTCCTCTGCGCGGTGTCGCGGTCAGCGAGCGATCGGACGGCGTCGAGGACGTCGGGGTGGCGGAGGAGGGCGTTTTGGACAATTTCCAGCAGCTGGTCGTGGGTGAGCGAGTCGAGAATGCGGCGGGCGTCGTCGACGGTGAGCATGAGGGGGTTGAAGGCGTCGGGGTCGGCGCCGGTTTCTTCCATTTTGCGCTTCTTGGTTGGGTCCATTGTAGGGAAGGTGAAGATATGAAGAGtgtaaaaccctaattttgggAAAGTTTGAGCTTAGCTGAGTGCAAGTACAATAAAGTTGCTCGACAATTTACAGTTTCCATCTCCGTGGGCCCCACCGGATATTGGGGGCCCCTTTTTATCCGGAAGCCCGCTTACCCGCCCTTCCATTCCATCTGTATTATTTGAGTCGGTTCACTAACTTTGAATATgaatataaatactccctccgtcccaataaacttgtcccatttcttttgggcacggagattaaggagtgttgaATTAGTGTTGTAAAGTAAGAGGTCCCACATATTTAACAAAAAGTAAGTAAATCTTAATTATTCTTATGTTTTAAGTCAAATAAGGTTGACTGACTtttcattaaattaaaaggGCGACAGAATTCAAGGTGGCATAATTTGATCCCTTCAAATTTAATAGGCTGGCAGAATTCAAGGCATTACACTTCAAAATTAGagcaaaaatctgaaatgaAAAAAGAAGAGGGAAAAGTAGAGCCAAAATCTGAAACTTTTTCATTTAATTCGCAGCTTTCAACATTCCCACCAAAATTCACTGCCAAGTTCTATAAAATCTGCCATTTCACTACACAAGGCTATTACACTTCAAAAACTGTGAAATTGTGGCAGCCTACTTTTTGCCACAATAAACCAttcaaaaacagaaaaaatggGGCGAAAAGATCTATCAACAGGCGATAGAAACTCGATCGTGCAGTTTGTTCTTGAAGACAGCCAAGGTGGAAAGCCAAAACGGGGCAGAATTCAGGCTGCTGCTGTCAAGTTCGGCGTTTGCCGTCGGACGGTGACGCGACTATGGACTGCTGCAAAAAAACAACAGAATCAAGGTCAGCATATGCATTCAATCAGTGGCAAAATCAACAAACTACGACGCAAGAGAGTTGAAATAGATCTTCAATTAATTTCAACATTGGAGCTAAGCAAAAGATCAACCATTCGGAGGCTAGCAAGTGGAATAAATTGCAGCAAGAGCACAGTTGGGCGATGGATTAGCAAGGGTTTGATCAGGGCTCATACTAGTGCGATAAAACCCGACTTAACAGCCCCTAACAAGTTGCTACGTCTAAAGTTTTCTCTTGAAGCAATCGAGTATGATAGAATACTCAAGGTACTTCAATTCAAGAGTATGCACAACACGGTGCATattgatgagaaatggttttACATAACCAAAGCAAATCACCGGTTTTATTTGACACCCGGAGAGGCCGAACCACACAGGACTTGCAAGTCAAAGAAGTTCATAACGAAAGTGATGTTCATGTGCGCTGTGTGCAGGCCCTTGATTGCAGAAGATGGGACTGTGCTTTTTGATGGGAAAATAGGCATTTTCCCATTTACAGAATATGTACCAGCCAAGAGAAATAGCAAAAACAGGGAGGCAGGTACTCTGGAGCAAAAGCCCATTCAATCAATCACCAAGGAAGTAATTAAGGACTGCATTATTAATAAGGTAGTACTTTTACATGAAATATGTAATGTTTGTCACTCAACGATGATATGTATTCAATTAACATGTGTTTTAGATAGGATGTTCATTACTTAGGGGCTGAACAGCTGATGTAAATGTATGTTGGCAGATTATTCCTGCCATAAAGGCCAAGTGGCCACAATTTGCAAGTAGGGTGATCTTTATTCAACAAGACAACGCGAAGCCTCACATTAAAGATAGTGATCCAGATTTTAGAAAGGCTGCCAGCTCAGATGGATTTGACATAAAGATTGTTCATCAACCACCCAATTCACCGGATACCAACATTAATGATCTTGGTTGGTTTAGGGCCATTCA harbors:
- the LOC131012056 gene encoding UBP1-associated protein 2C — encoded protein: MDPTKKRKMEETGADPDAFNPLMLTVDDARRILDSLTHDQLLEIVQNALLRHPDVLDAVRSLADRDTAQRKLFIRGLGWETTTEKLRALFSSYGELDEAVVILDKVTGKSKGYGFITFKHIDGAIMALKDPSKKIDGRMTVTQLAAAGISGGGGPAAGGGGGGGGGVNNPVDVSMRKIYVSNVPYDMAAERLLQHFSMYGEIEEGPLGFDKATGKSKGFALFVYKTAEAARASLVDPVKSIDGHQLNCKLAIDGKRGKPPGVGPMGVQGGNMGNGDGVGAPPSGGHYGGPGGVGGHYGGFSGGLGTGVGGPGLSSIGSQAAGSNLGVNGGYGSGMGGPYGGGSHVGTGYGYGGSGGALGGAGSGVGSGAGLGGVGGGGFSGHGAGMGGAGGGAGGTAGGLGGAGRGSSLYGLPPSSGGMVSGDYPPSSHYNLSSGSYQGQHNQIPGALSAPRIPPGGAYQGMPPYY